One window of Botrimarina mediterranea genomic DNA carries:
- a CDS encoding MazG nucleotide pyrophosphohydrolase domain-containing protein, with protein sequence MHLGDFQQLIRDMYHEKDVARGVDGTFMWLMEEVGELAAALREGTLEEQKGEFADVLAWLTTIANVAGVDLTEAIQAKYGSGCPGCGRMACVCADSEKP encoded by the coding sequence ATGCACCTCGGCGACTTCCAGCAGCTCATCCGCGACATGTACCACGAGAAGGACGTCGCCCGGGGCGTCGATGGGACGTTCATGTGGCTGATGGAAGAGGTCGGTGAGCTAGCAGCGGCTCTCCGAGAAGGCACGCTCGAAGAGCAGAAGGGCGAGTTCGCCGACGTCCTGGCGTGGCTCACCACGATCGCCAACGTCGCCGGTGTTGATCTCACCGAGGCGATCCAAGCGAAGTACGGCAGCGGGTGCCCCGGGTGCGGGCGCATGGCTTGCGTTTGCGCGGATTCAGAGAAGCCGTAG
- a CDS encoding DUF1559 family PulG-like putative transporter: MTTSNRKAFGFTLVELLVVVAIIGILVALLLPAVQAAREAARRSECQNNLKQIGLACLNYESSRNGLPPASSNSPAERLNGLGWQVYILPFMEEAAVSADIHTNYAEDAETLELANSTAISQYTCPTDPEVEQVRGRKYDFRVMSYAGVLGSYFSRSGVTECLRSRGDQCVGDEANVSGDFGPVNTDGLMVVDALTPLRKAIDGLSKTAMAGERWYQLRTWTFGSYYSANDTPSAPGPPRGPQQKTAVSAAKNFDRRIPPNADLDQVGYYRLHLEEDRPALPAGAEKSVRYNNLPFGSFHPGNTMFVFGDGSVRGLADDIDMDVYLAMGSRNGEEVVSEE; encoded by the coding sequence GTGACTACTTCGAATCGAAAGGCGTTCGGCTTCACGCTCGTGGAGCTCTTGGTGGTGGTCGCCATCATTGGCATCCTCGTTGCGCTGCTGCTCCCGGCGGTGCAAGCGGCGCGTGAGGCGGCGCGGCGTTCGGAATGCCAGAACAACCTCAAGCAGATCGGTCTCGCCTGTCTGAACTACGAGTCGTCACGCAACGGCTTGCCGCCCGCGTCGTCGAACTCTCCCGCCGAACGGCTCAATGGCCTCGGCTGGCAGGTCTACATCCTGCCGTTCATGGAAGAGGCCGCCGTCTCCGCGGACATTCACACGAATTACGCCGAAGACGCCGAGACGCTCGAGCTCGCCAACAGCACGGCGATCTCGCAGTACACGTGCCCCACCGACCCAGAGGTCGAGCAGGTCCGCGGACGCAAATACGATTTCCGTGTGATGTCGTACGCCGGCGTGCTCGGGTCTTACTTCAGCCGCTCGGGTGTTACCGAGTGCCTCCGCAGCCGTGGCGACCAATGCGTCGGCGACGAGGCGAACGTCAGCGGAGACTTCGGACCGGTGAACACGGACGGGCTGATGGTGGTTGACGCGTTGACGCCGCTCCGCAAGGCGATCGACGGGCTCAGCAAAACGGCGATGGCCGGCGAACGCTGGTACCAGCTCCGCACTTGGACGTTCGGCAGCTACTACAGCGCCAACGACACGCCCTCGGCGCCGGGGCCGCCGCGCGGGCCGCAGCAGAAGACGGCCGTCTCCGCGGCGAAGAACTTCGACCGCCGTATCCCGCCGAACGCCGACCTCGACCAAGTGGGCTACTATCGGCTGCACCTCGAAGAGGACCGCCCCGCGCTCCCCGCGGGAGCGGAGAAGTCGGTCCGTTACAACAACCTGCCGTTCGGCAGCTTCCACCCGGGCAACACGATGTTCGTGTTCGGCGACGGCAGCGTCCGCGGCCTCGCCGACGACATCGACATGGACGTGTACCTGGCGATGGGTTCGCGCAACGGCGAAGAGGTCGTGAGCGAAGAGTAA
- a CDS encoding ABC transporter ATP-binding protein — protein sequence MAARNPADKAPDSDVKQAVFSARSVIKTYKMGEIEVHALNGVDLDLWPGEFVVLLGPSGSGKSTLLNILGGLDAPTSGDVFYRGEKLTAFNDTALTRYRRDHVGFVFQFYNLIPSLTARENVALITEISPNPLDPTEALKLVDLDDRMNHFPSQMSGGEQQRVAIARAVAKRPDVLLCDEPTGALDVHTGVLVLDAIQRVNAELGATTAVITHNAVIAKMADRVIHISDGRIAGEEHNATKIAASELEW from the coding sequence ATGGCAGCTCGCAATCCCGCTGACAAGGCGCCCGACAGCGACGTGAAGCAGGCCGTCTTCTCGGCCCGGTCGGTCATAAAGACCTACAAGATGGGCGAGATCGAAGTCCACGCACTCAACGGCGTCGATCTCGACCTCTGGCCGGGCGAGTTCGTCGTCCTCCTCGGCCCCTCGGGGAGTGGCAAGAGCACGCTACTCAACATCCTCGGCGGTCTCGACGCGCCGACCTCGGGCGATGTTTTCTATCGCGGCGAAAAGCTGACGGCATTCAACGACACGGCGCTGACCCGCTACCGCCGCGACCACGTCGGCTTCGTCTTCCAATTCTACAACCTGATCCCGAGCCTCACGGCGCGGGAGAACGTCGCCCTCATCACCGAGATCTCCCCCAACCCCCTCGATCCTACCGAAGCTCTGAAGCTGGTGGACCTCGATGATCGGATGAATCACTTCCCGTCACAGATGTCGGGCGGCGAACAGCAACGCGTGGCGATCGCCCGCGCCGTAGCGAAACGCCCCGACGTGCTCCTCTGCGACGAACCCACCGGCGCGCTCGACGTTCATACGGGCGTCCTCGTGCTCGACGCGATCCAGCGCGTCAACGCCGAACTCGGCGCCACGACCGCCGTCATCACCCACAACGCCGTGATCGCCAAGATGGCCGACCGCGTCATCCACATCAGCGACGGCCGCATCGCCGGCGAAGAACACAACGCAACAAAGATCGCCGCCAGCGAGCTTGAGTGGTAG